A window from Camelus dromedarius isolate mCamDro1 chromosome 9, mCamDro1.pat, whole genome shotgun sequence encodes these proteins:
- the FIZ1 gene encoding flt3-interacting zinc finger protein 1, with translation MDDAPLPAPPVPAPAPAPAPPAAAPRVPFHCSECGKSFRYRSDLRRHFARHTALKPHACPRCGKGFKHSFNLANHLRSHTGERPYRCSACPKGFRDSTGLLHHQVVHTGEKPYCCLVCELRFSSRSSLGRHLKRQHRGVLPSPLQPGQGLPTLSAPCSVCCNVGPCSVCGGAGAGGGEGPEGVGAAAGSWGLAEAAAAAAASLPPFACGACARRFDQGRELAAHWAAHTDVKPFKCPRCERDFNAPALLERHKLTHDLQGPGAPPAQAWASGAGAGSETTGERGAAEAGDARPAWDGELLPGRAGGGVPELGALLPEGGGEAPAPAAAAEPSEDTLYQCDCGTFFASAAALASHLEAHSGPATYGCGHCGALYAALAALEEHRRASHGEGGGAEATAPAPGGEPASGEPASGSGRSKKIFGCSECEKLFRSPRDLERHVLVHTGEKPFPCLECGKFFRHECYLKRHRLLHGTERPFPCHICGKGFITLSNLSRHLKLHRGMD, from the exons ATGGATGACGCCCCGCTGCCAGCGCCCCCGgtccctgcccccgccccggcTCCGGCTCCACCCGCTGCTGCTCCCCGCGTCCCGTTTCACTGCAGTGAGTGTGGCAAGAGCTTCCGCTACCGCTCGGACCTGCGGCGCCACTTCGCTCGGCACACTGCGCTCAAACCCCACGCGTGTCCGCGCTGCGGCAAGGGCTTCAAGCACAGCTTCAACCTGGCCAACCACCTGCGCTCACACACTGGTGAGCGGCCCTACCGCTGCTCTGCCTGCCCCAAGGGGTTCCGAGACTCCACCGGCCTGCTGCACCACCAG GTTGTCCACACTGGTGAGAAGCCCTACTGCTGCCTAGTCTGCGAGCTCCGCTTCTCCTCCCGCTCCAGCCTGGGCCGCCACCTCAAGCGCCAGCACCGCGGGGTGCTTCCGTCACCCCTGCAGCCTGGCCAAGGCCTGCCCACCCTGAGCGCTCCCTGCTCTGTCTGCTGCAACGTGGGCCCCTGCTCGGTGTGCGGGGGCGCGGGGGCCGGCGGCGGAGAGGGCCCAGAAGGGGTAGGGGCGGCCGCGGGGAGCTgggggctagcagaggccgcggccgccgccgcggCCTCCCTGCCCCCGTTTGCGTGCGGCGCCTGTGCGCGGCGCTTTGACCAGGGCCGCGAGCTGGCGGCCCACTGGGCGGCGCACACCGACGTGAAGCCCTTCAAGTGCCCGCGCTGCGAGCGCGACTTCAACGCCCCCGCCCTCCTGGAGCGGCACAAGCTGACGCACGACCTGCAGGGTCCCGGCGCGCCCCCCGCGCAGGCCTGGGCCTCGGGAGCGGGTGCAGGGTCCGAGACGACCGGCGAGCGCGGCGCTGCGGAGGCGGGCGACGCTCGGCCGGCCTGGGACGGCGAGCTGCTCCCGGGCCGCGCCGGGGGTGGCGTGCCCGAGCTGGGGGCGCTGCTCCCCGAGGGCGGCGGGGAGGCCCCTGCGCCCGCGGCCGCGGCCGAGCCGTCGGAAGACACCCTGTACCAGTGCGACTGCGGGACTTTCTTCGCGTCGGCCGCGGCGCTGGCCAGCCACCTGGAGGCGCACTCGGGCCCGGCAACCTATGGCTGCGGCCACTGCGGGGCCCTGTACGCGGCCCTGGCGGCCCTGGAGGAGCACCGGCGCGCCAGCCACGGCGAGGGAGGCGGTGCGGAGGCGACGGCGCCGGCCCCAGGCGGGGAGCCCGCGTCTGGAGAGCCTGCGTCCGGCTCGGGCCGCAGCAAGAAGATCTTCGGCTGCTCCGAGTGCGAGAAGCTGTTCCGCTCGCCGCGAGACCTGGAGCGGCACGTGCTGGTGCACACGGGCGAGAAGCCGTTTCCGTGCCTGGAGTGCGGCAAGTTCTTCCGCCACGAGTGCTACCTCAAGCGCCACCGGCTGCTGCATGGCACCGAGCGGCCCTTCCCCTGCCACATCTGCGGCAAGGGCTTCATCACGCTCAGCAACCTCTCCAGGCACCTGAAGCTGCACCGGGGCATGGACTGA
- the ZNF524 gene encoding zinc finger protein 524, with amino-acid sequence MDTPSPDPWPSPLPGEEEKPLALPPPVPRGRRGRRPGGASSSNRTLKASLPRKRGRPPKSGQESPLAQGVTAPVGSGSGSDLLLIDDQGVPYTVSEGSVAGGPESSGPKKAPHFCPVCLRAFPYLSDLERHSISHSELKPHECKDCGKTFKRSSHLRRHCNIHAGLRPFRCPLCPRRFREAGELAHHHRVHSGERPYQCPVCRLRFTEANTLRRHAKRKHPEAMETPLCPPDPGPEPPWDDEGVPATAGADEEELEGKELA; translated from the coding sequence ATGGACACCCCCAGCCCAGACCCGTGGCCTTCGCCTTTGCCCGGGGAGGAAGAGAAACCTCTGGCCTTACCTCCTCCTGTTCCCCGGGGCCGCCGAGGCCGACGTCCCGGGGGGGCCTCCTCCTCCAATCGGACACTCAAGGCCTCCCTCCCTCGCAAGCGGGGCCGCCCTCCCAAGTCAGGGCAGGAGTCCCCACTGGCGCAGGGGGTGACAGCCCCAGTGGGCAGCGGCAGTGGCAGTGACCTCCTGTTGATCGATGATCAGGGTGTGCCCTACACAGTCTCTGAAGGGTCAGTGGCAGGCGGGCCTGAGAGCTCCGGCCCTAAGAAGGCCCCTCATTTCTGCCCGGTGTGCCTTCGGGCCTTCCCCTACCTCTCCGACCTGGAGCGCCACAGCATCTCACACTCAGAGCTGAAGCCTCACGAGTGCAAGGACTGCGGCAAGACCTTCAAGCGGTCCAGCCACCTGCGGCGGCACTGCAACATCCATGCCGGCCTGCGGCCCTTTCGCTGCCCACTCTGCCCCCGCCGCTTCCGAGAGGCGGGCGAGCTGGCCCACCACCACCGCGTCCACTCAGGGGAGCGCCCCTACCAGTGCCCCGTCTGCCGGCTGCGCTTCACGGAAGCCAACACGCTCCGGCGCCATGCCAAACGCAAGCACCCCGAGGCCATGGAGACACCCCTGTGTCCCCCGGACCCAGGGCCTGAACCACCGTGGGACGACGAGGGTGTCCCGGCCACAGCAGGGGCCgatgaggaggagctggaggggaaAGAGCTGGCCTGA
- the ZNF865 gene encoding zinc finger protein 865 has translation MEANPAGGGAGGGGSSGIGGEDGVHFQSYPFDFLEFLNHQRFEPMELYGEHAKAVAALPCAPGPPPQPPPQPPPPQYDYPPQSTFKPKAEAPSSSSSSSSSSSSSSSSQAKKPDPPLPPAFGAPPPPLFDAAFPAPQWGIVDLSGHQHLFGNLKRGGPASGPGVTPGLATPTGTPGPLPAPSQTPPGPAVGAACDPTKDDKGYFRRLKYLMERRFPCGVCQKSFKQSSHLVQHMLVHSGERPYECGVCGRTYNHVSSLIRHRRCHKDVPPAAGGPPQPGAPLPPLGLPTPAPIAGAPAAAAAATSVSSGPPATPAAPAATSTDGNAAPAPPAGVGVPPQAAAAAAAAAPGGGDGPFACTLCWKVFKKPSHLHQHQIIHTGEKPFSCSVCSKSFNRRESLKRHVKTHSADLLRLPCGICGKAFRDAAYLLKHQAAHAGAGAAGPRPMYPCDLCGKSYSAPQSLLRHKAAHAPPAAPETPKDGVASVPQPPPTFPPGPYLLPPDPPATDSEKAAAAAAAVVYGAVPVPLLGAHPLLLGGAGTSGTGGSSASVPGKTFCCGICGRGFGRRETLKRHERIHTGEKPHQCPVCGKRFRESFHLSKHHVVHTRERPYKCELCGKVFGYPQSLTRHRQVHRLQLPCALAGAAGLPTTQGAAGACGPGASSTSAGAADGLSYACSDCGEHFPDLFHVMSHKEVHMAEKPYGCDACGKTFGFIENLMWHKLVHQAAPERLLPPASGGPQPSDGSSSTDAASVLDNGLAGEVGAAVAALAGVSGGDDASGAAVAGAGGGASSGPERFSCATCGQSFKHFLGLVTHKYVHLVRRTLGCGLCGQSFAGAYDLLLHRRSHRQKRGFRCPVCGKRFWEAALLMRHQRCHTEQRPYRCGVCGRGFLRSWYLRQHRVVHTGERAFKCGVCAKRFAQSSSLAEHRRLHAVARPQRCGACGKTFRYRSNLLEHQRLHLGERAYRCEHCGKGFFYLSSVLRHQRAHEPPRPELRCPACLKAFKDPGYFRKHLAAHQGGRPFRCSSCGEGFTNTYGLKKHRLVHKAEGLGAPGAGAGTLAGKDA, from the coding sequence ATGGAGGCCAACCCAGCGGGCGGCGGCGCCGGGGGTGGCGGGAGCAGCGGCATAGGGGGCGAGGACGGGGTTCACTTCCAGAGCTACCCCTTCGACTTCCTGGAGTTCCTCAACCACCAGCGCTTCGAGCCCATGGAGCTCTACGGGGAGCACGCCAAGGCGGTGGCGGCGCTGCCCTGCGCCCCGGGGCCCCCGCCACAGCCCCCGCCGCAGCCGCCCCCGCCGCAGTACGACTACCCGCCCCAGTCCACCTTCAAGCCCAAGGCGgaggccccttcctcctcctcgtcctcgtcctcttCATCCTCGTCGTCGTCCTCCTCCCAAGCCAAGAAGCCCGACCCGCCCCTGCCGCCTGCCTTCGGGGCGCCCCCGCCGCCCCTATTTGACGCCGCCTTCCCGGCCCCGCAGTGGGGCATCGTCGACCTCTCGGGACACCAGCACCTGTTTGGGAACCTGAAACGCGGAGGGCCGGCATCCGGGCCAGGGGTGACGCCCGGGCTGGCCACTCCCACGGGGACCCCCGGGCCTCTTCCCGCCCCCTCGCAGACCCCGCCGGGACCCGCCGTCGGGGCGGCCTGCGACCCCACCAAGGACGACAAGGGCTACTTCCGGAGGCTGAAGTACCTGATGGAGCGGCGCTTCCCCTGCGGCGTGTGCCAGAAGTCCTTCAAGCAGTCCTCGCACCTGGTCCAGCACATGCTGGTGCACTCAGGGGAGAGGCCATACGAGTGCGGCGTCTGCGGCCGCACCTACAACCACGTCTCCAGCCTCATCCGCCACCGCCGCTGCCACAAGGACGTGCCTCCGGCCGCGGGGGGACCACCACAGCCTGGCGCGCCGCTCCCGCCACTGGGCCTGCCCACGCCCGCGCCCATCGCCGgagcccccgccgccgccgccgctgccacgTCGGTGTCCTCTGGCCCTCCGGCCACGCCCGCGGCACCCGCCGCCACCTCCACCGACGGGAAcgcggcccccgccccgcctgcGGGTGTGGGGGTGCCCcctcaggcggcggcggcggcggcggcggcggcgccggggGGCGGTGACGGCCCGTTTGCCTGCACGCTCTGCTGGAAGGTCTTCAAGAAGCCCAGCCACCTCCACCAGCACCAGATCATCCACACGGGCGAGAAGCCCTTCTCCTGCTCCGTGTGCAGCAAGAGCTTCAACCGCAGGGAGAGCCTCAAGCGGCACGTGAAGACGCACTCGGCCGACCTGCTGCGCCTGCCCTGCGGCATCTGCGGGAAGGCCTTCCGCGACGCAGCCTACCTGCTCAAGCACCAGGCGGCCCACGCGGGGGCGGGCGCGGCGGGGCCTCGGCCCATGTACCCCTGCGATCTGTGCGGCAAGTCCTACTCGGCGCCCCAGAGCCTGCTCCGGCACAAAGCGGCCCACGCGCCGCCCGCAGCCCCTGAGACGCCCAAGGACGGGGTGGCCTCCGTCCCGCAGCCCCCGCCTACCTTCCCCCCGGGACCCTACCTCCTGCCCCCCGATCCCCCGGCCACAGACAGCGAGAAGGCGGCGGCGGCCGCAGCGGCCGTGGTGTACGGCGCCGTGCCGGTCCCGCTCCTGGGGGCCCACCCGCTGCTGCTCGGCGGGGCCGGGACCAGTGGGACTGGAGGCTCCAGCGCCAGCGTCCCGGGAAAGACGTTCTGCTGTGGCATCTGTGGGCGCGGCTTCGGGCGCCGCGAGACCCTGAAGCGCCATGAGCGCATCCACACGGGCGAGAAGCCGCACCAGTGTCCAGTGTGCGGCAAGCGCTTCCGCGAATCCTTCCACTTGAGCAAGCATCACGTGGTGCACACCCGCGAGCGGCCCTACAAGTGCGAGCTCTGCGGCAAGGTCTTTGGTTACCCGCAGAGCCTCACCCGCCACCGCCAGGTACACCGGCTCCAGCTGCCCTGCGCCCTGGCCGGGGCTGCCGGCCTCCCCACCACACAGGGCGCGGCGGGGGCCTGTGGCCCAGGCGCCTCGTCCACGTCGGCGGGGGCGGCCGACGGACTGAGCTATGCCTGCTCGGACTGTGGCGAACACTTCCCGGATCTCTTCCACGTCATGAGCCACAAGGAGGTGCACATGGCAGAGAAGCCCTACGGCTGCGACGCCTGCGGCAAGACCTTCGGCTTCATCGAGAACCTCATGTGGCATAAGCTGGTCCACCAGGCTGCTCCCGAGCGCCTGCTGCCGCCCGCGTCTGGCGGCCCACAGCCCTCGGATGGCTCCAGCAGCACCGATGCGGCCAGCGTGCTGGACAATGGGCTGGCTGGAGAGGTGGGGGCGGCCGTGGCGGCGCTGGCAGGGGTGTCCGGGGGCGATGATGCGAGCGGGGCGGCAGTGGCCGGGGCCGGTGGGGGTGCCAGTTCGGGCCCTGAGCGCTTCAGCTGTGCCACCTGCGGCCAGAGCTTCAAGCACTTCCTGGGCCTGGTGACTCACAAGTACGTGCACCTAGTGCGGAGGACCCTGGGCTGCGGCCTCTGCGGCCAGAGCTTTGCGGGGGCCTATGATTTGCTCCTGCATCGCCGCAGCCACCGGCAGAAGCGGGGCTTCCGCTGCCCGGTGTGTGGCAAGCGCTTCTGGGAGGCGGCCCTGCTGATGCGCCACCAGCGCTGCCACACGGAGCAGCGGCCCTACAGGTGTGGCGTGTGTGGCCGAGGCTTTCTGCGCTCGTGGTACCTGCGGCAGCACCGCGTGGTCCACACGGGTGAGCGGGCCTTCAAGTGCGGCGTGTGCGCCAAGCGCTTCGCGCAGTCGTCCAGCCTGGCGGAGCATCGGCGGCTGCACGCGGTGGCCCGGCCCCAGCGCTGCGGCGCCTGCGGCAAGACCTTCCGCTACCGCTCCAACTTGCTGGAGCATCAGCGGCTGCACCTGGGCGAGCGCGCCTATCGCTGCGAGCACTGCGGCAAGGGCTTCTTCTACCTGAGCTCAGTGCTGCGCCACCAGCGCGCCCACGAGCCGCCGCGGCCTGAGCTCCGCTGCCCCGCCTGCCTCAAGGCCTTCAAGGATCCCGGCTACTTCCGTAAGCACCTGGCAGCCCACCAGGGCGGCCGGCCTTTCCGCTGCTCCTCCTGCGGCGAGGGCTTCACCAACACCTACGGCCTCAAGAAACACCGACTGGTCCACAAGGCTGAGGGCCTGGGGGCGCCTGGAGCAGGGGCCGGCACCTTGGCCGGGAAGGATGCCTGA